In Streptomyces sp. NBC_00704, a genomic segment contains:
- a CDS encoding SDR family NAD(P)-dependent oxidoreductase, producing MPVSLLSDDAVAVVGAACRLPGDIHGLDDLWGVLATGRDVVGEVPPDRFLAEDFVDASRRRPGWSYTAAGGFLRDITGFDASFFTGISPREASQMDPQQRLLLELAVEALDDAGIDWGRLEGSDTAVFVGCSSRDYGDLQACAPESGNAYSVSGVAGAIAANRLSHCFDWHGQSVTVDTACSSALTALHQACEEVRSGRARMAVAGGANVLINPRLFAGFSAASMLSPTGRCRPFSARADGFVRAEGGGLVLLKRLSDARADGDRIHGVIVATGVNNDGRTPGLALPSSAAQQALLTRLYEGAGLVADDVAYLEAHGTGTQVGDPLECEAIGRALGVGRSRGPLPVGSVKSNIGHMEAASGMAGLLKALLVLKHRQIPATLHAEELNQKIDFEQLGLRPVTRTEPLGAVGLALAGVNSFGFGGANAHAVLAGADLVGLARTPTDAHLGGPLPVVVSARTAAALKDAAEALGQHLQFTAAEGFYDLAYTSAVRRRRHEHRAGVVAQTPQEAAEALLRLAAGEDDSPAAVTMGGQHGGTAFVFSGNGSQWAGMGADLLEREPVFAAAVRAVDAELYPQLGWSVVEEMAAGCPRLARTEVAQPLLFAVQLGVVRLLAEHGVQPDTVVGHSVGEIAAAHVSGSLSLAQACQVVAVRSKAQGATAGNGRMAAVGLSREEAVKELASHHGRLEVAGVNSDRDVTIAGRPDALAELGRQLEAREVFFRELDLDYAFHSSAMDGIRGEVTDALASLRPAQHRTRFASTVTGGLLDGTHLDAAYWWRNVRMPVLFADAVRALTEAGCTRFVEIGPHAVLAAYLRRLAPDGTVVPSMRRGQDGPSAVRRAAATLLAADATPSARCFPRPGRVVSLPGYSWQHERHYHGSADSWASVPQDKALAHPLLGRRAAVAEPAWHQTVSDRRLPWLADHQVDGTVVMPATAYAEAALAAGRQTWGAACEVTDLDIVRPLTLPRPEDPTEVAVQTSLSLEDGIVCFASRTGSAGEWTLHARARVRRMISPPPALENSGTCPPHGALTIEASVHYAHTDRAGLAYGPSFQVLTGLWLGEGEAGSQYRLPENLAGACAGYEAHPVILDGALQTAAPLLAQAADARMFLPIGFESLRVWQPPRATGRIHVRLRHLSGADALVDVTVTGPDGEIAARLTGCRLRAVSTGTSSSLQELATVLRASPWPGPQGADAVALPAPAGLAAATAAERVLLEQDQVDDYPLFARLSKKAASHWATAAFATLTGGAQEFSCSELVATHQVRPHFLAYTRLMAEMAAHHGLLEEVSGEVRETGNERWRFTGVPADPCAQTRVLADRCPQWITAIALHARFHTHLIEVLTGATDIRELVFNEADRRLAEAFYGDTPQMRLYARFAGSLLQYISAQWPTGRPLRVLEVGAGTGSLAAALLPALPPHLARYTFSDISASFFPRAQSRFRGFDFVDYRVLDLNEEPAEQGFEPGSYDLVVASNVLHATADLRATLRRLASLLDQGGQLLAIESHDEEMIAPYFGLLEEYWSCADSDLRTSPLLPREEWGPLLRRCGFDSVATIGSACPESAADYSLLLARRNSETAACPSPAAEPAAALPRDGWSIVVTRASNGEPARALAEALAEAGARQVAIVTSADDPWTEADTLTLSSRVVLLADDLGGPPSEAVTRTGGLLKNIAAACANSTSEGAEVWVVTGATGLFPEPEESGQAACAAVWGIARTLANEHPSLAIRRVALVPSGDRRTDSARLAAELTPAPGEEDEIVLGPRGRFVPRLRPLSAPSRIAGAGDHYRLRLHRPGRGHRLSWTSVEPQTPGAGEVVIQVRAAALNYRDVMLAEGMLPPGAEPVTESGPQLGLECAGDVVAVGAGVTALAVGDRIFAFGHGTLASHVRVRTEQAGRIPDGMSYNEAATLAAVHLTVQHSLETCARLAAGETVLVHGGAGGIGLAALQCARRAGATVIATAGSPAKRDLLRMLGAAHVFDSRSLSFADDVRTVTEGRGVDVVLNSLAGEAMTRSLECLRPGGRFIELGKRDIYANQPLLLRPFRNNLAYFAVDITRLISDSPAEAAAAFRTVAERVAEGIYRPLPHQCYPAPQIGEALSALRHSRHMGKVVVSFSPGTPVHVEEGGSAKPLAEEGTYLITGGLSGLGAATARHLAARGARHLALVGRRGTASPEATALLADLERQGVSAVVHAADVTDAAGMERIVQQAEHLGHPVRGVVHAAMHLDDAPLEELTAERFRSVLAPKVCGGEILSRLTENSDLDFFVVYSSITAHVGNMHQAPYAAANLHLEALVRDRRRRGLPGLALAWGGISDTGYVARTQIADTITRSGLGLIKPQTALSALDRHLHRDTVTAAIGVMDWDRLAQLLPDLNGPRFSGRLSDTADRSARTAAEELRKRLSAAVDDQARLAVITETLIGAAAHILQTAPERINPAANLADLGLDSLMGVELKLLVQQTFGCDLALMELMAAGTVNGLAQRLHQNLRPTPQR from the coding sequence GTGCCTGTTTCCCTGCTCTCCGACGACGCTGTTGCGGTGGTCGGTGCCGCCTGTCGTCTCCCCGGTGACATCCATGGCCTCGATGACCTGTGGGGCGTTCTCGCCACCGGTCGGGACGTGGTGGGCGAAGTGCCACCGGATCGTTTCCTGGCTGAGGACTTCGTTGACGCAAGCAGGCGCCGACCGGGTTGGTCGTACACGGCTGCCGGTGGCTTCCTGCGGGACATCACCGGTTTCGACGCCTCGTTCTTCACCGGAATTTCTCCCCGGGAAGCATCCCAAATGGACCCGCAGCAGCGGCTGCTCCTGGAGCTGGCCGTCGAGGCGCTGGACGACGCCGGTATCGACTGGGGACGGTTGGAGGGCTCGGACACGGCCGTGTTCGTAGGCTGTTCCAGCCGTGACTACGGCGACCTGCAGGCGTGCGCGCCCGAGTCCGGCAACGCTTACAGCGTCTCTGGGGTGGCCGGGGCCATCGCCGCCAACCGGCTGTCGCACTGCTTCGACTGGCACGGCCAGAGCGTCACCGTGGACACGGCGTGTTCATCGGCGTTGACCGCGCTGCACCAAGCGTGCGAGGAGGTCCGCTCGGGTCGCGCACGGATGGCCGTGGCCGGCGGTGCCAACGTATTGATCAACCCGCGGCTGTTCGCCGGGTTCTCTGCCGCGTCGATGCTGTCACCGACCGGTCGGTGTCGGCCGTTCTCGGCCCGTGCCGACGGTTTCGTACGGGCCGAGGGCGGCGGCCTGGTGCTGCTGAAGCGGCTGTCCGACGCTCGGGCCGACGGCGACCGCATCCACGGGGTGATCGTTGCCACCGGCGTCAACAATGACGGTCGCACTCCCGGACTGGCCCTGCCCAGCAGCGCGGCACAGCAGGCGTTGCTGACCCGCCTCTACGAGGGCGCCGGCCTGGTGGCGGACGACGTGGCGTATCTGGAGGCGCACGGAACGGGCACGCAGGTGGGAGATCCTCTGGAGTGTGAGGCGATCGGGCGGGCGCTCGGCGTGGGGCGCAGCCGGGGCCCGCTGCCGGTCGGCTCGGTCAAGAGCAACATCGGACACATGGAAGCCGCCTCCGGTATGGCGGGTCTGCTGAAGGCACTGCTGGTGCTGAAGCACCGGCAGATCCCGGCGACGCTGCATGCCGAGGAACTCAATCAGAAGATCGACTTCGAGCAGTTGGGGCTGCGGCCCGTTACACGGACGGAGCCTTTGGGGGCGGTGGGGCTGGCGCTGGCGGGGGTGAACTCCTTCGGGTTCGGTGGCGCCAACGCCCACGCGGTGCTGGCCGGAGCCGACCTTGTCGGGCTGGCCAGGACACCGACCGATGCTCATCTGGGGGGTCCGCTGCCGGTGGTGGTCTCCGCACGCACCGCAGCCGCTTTGAAGGACGCTGCCGAAGCGCTGGGCCAGCACTTGCAGTTCACGGCGGCCGAGGGCTTTTACGATCTCGCCTATACCTCGGCTGTGCGACGCCGACGGCACGAGCACCGAGCCGGTGTGGTGGCCCAGACTCCGCAAGAGGCCGCTGAGGCGTTGTTGCGGCTGGCCGCTGGGGAGGACGACAGCCCCGCCGCGGTGACGATGGGCGGTCAGCACGGTGGGACGGCGTTCGTCTTCAGCGGCAATGGATCACAGTGGGCCGGTATGGGAGCCGATCTGCTGGAACGGGAGCCGGTCTTCGCCGCCGCGGTCCGGGCGGTCGATGCCGAGCTATACCCGCAGCTGGGTTGGTCGGTGGTCGAGGAGATGGCCGCCGGGTGCCCCCGCCTTGCCCGCACGGAGGTGGCCCAGCCTCTGCTGTTCGCCGTACAGCTGGGCGTGGTGCGGCTTCTGGCAGAGCACGGCGTCCAGCCGGACACAGTGGTCGGTCACAGCGTCGGCGAGATCGCCGCAGCGCATGTCAGCGGCAGCCTGAGTCTGGCTCAGGCATGCCAGGTGGTCGCCGTCCGCAGCAAGGCCCAGGGCGCGACCGCCGGCAACGGTCGTATGGCGGCCGTGGGCCTGAGCCGGGAAGAAGCCGTCAAGGAGCTGGCCAGCCACCACGGGCGGCTGGAGGTGGCCGGCGTCAACAGCGACCGTGACGTGACCATCGCCGGACGCCCCGACGCGCTGGCCGAGCTCGGACGGCAACTGGAAGCCAGGGAAGTCTTCTTCCGCGAACTGGATCTGGACTACGCCTTCCACAGCAGCGCCATGGACGGCATCCGCGGCGAGGTGACCGACGCCCTGGCCTCGTTGCGGCCGGCTCAGCACCGCACCCGGTTCGCCTCCACCGTCACCGGTGGCCTGCTGGACGGCACACACCTGGATGCCGCGTACTGGTGGCGCAACGTCCGCATGCCGGTTCTGTTCGCCGACGCCGTGCGAGCGCTGACCGAGGCGGGCTGCACCCGATTCGTGGAAATCGGTCCGCACGCGGTGCTGGCCGCCTATCTGCGGCGCCTTGCCCCCGACGGCACAGTGGTGCCGTCAATGCGCCGCGGTCAGGACGGCCCCTCGGCGGTACGCCGGGCGGCCGCCACACTGCTCGCTGCGGATGCCACCCCCAGCGCCCGTTGCTTTCCCCGACCGGGCAGGGTGGTCTCTCTGCCAGGCTACAGCTGGCAACATGAGCGCCATTACCACGGCAGCGCCGACTCGTGGGCGTCCGTGCCGCAGGACAAGGCGCTGGCGCACCCCCTGCTGGGACGCCGGGCCGCCGTCGCGGAGCCGGCCTGGCACCAGACGGTCAGCGACCGGCGGCTGCCCTGGCTGGCCGATCACCAAGTCGACGGCACGGTCGTCATGCCCGCCACCGCATATGCGGAAGCGGCTCTCGCAGCCGGCCGCCAGACCTGGGGAGCGGCCTGTGAGGTGACCGACCTCGACATCGTCCGCCCCCTGACACTGCCCCGCCCGGAAGACCCCACCGAAGTTGCCGTGCAGACCTCCCTGTCCCTGGAGGACGGCATCGTCTGCTTCGCGTCCCGCACGGGATCCGCAGGAGAGTGGACGCTGCACGCGCGGGCCCGGGTACGGCGAATGATCTCGCCCCCGCCTGCCCTCGAGAACAGCGGCACCTGCCCCCCGCATGGCGCACTGACGATCGAAGCGTCCGTCCACTACGCGCACACGGACCGGGCCGGGCTGGCATACGGACCGTCCTTCCAAGTACTGACCGGCCTGTGGCTGGGCGAAGGGGAAGCCGGATCGCAATACCGGCTGCCCGAGAACCTGGCGGGAGCCTGCGCAGGCTACGAGGCGCATCCCGTCATCCTCGACGGTGCGCTGCAGACGGCTGCGCCGTTGCTCGCGCAGGCCGCAGACGCCCGGATGTTCCTGCCCATCGGTTTCGAAAGCCTGCGTGTCTGGCAGCCTCCCCGGGCCACGGGACGGATCCATGTGCGTCTGCGTCACCTCTCCGGCGCTGATGCACTTGTCGACGTCACCGTGACGGGTCCGGACGGTGAGATCGCCGCACGACTGACCGGATGCCGCCTGCGCGCGGTCAGTACCGGCACGTCGAGTTCCCTGCAGGAGCTGGCCACCGTACTGCGGGCCTCTCCCTGGCCCGGCCCACAAGGGGCAGATGCCGTGGCGCTGCCCGCACCGGCCGGCCTCGCCGCCGCTACGGCCGCGGAGCGAGTCCTACTGGAACAGGACCAGGTCGACGACTATCCCCTCTTCGCCCGTCTGTCCAAGAAGGCCGCCAGTCACTGGGCCACGGCGGCCTTCGCCACGCTCACCGGCGGAGCACAGGAGTTCAGCTGCTCCGAGCTCGTAGCCACCCACCAGGTCCGCCCGCACTTCCTGGCCTATACACGGCTCATGGCCGAGATGGCCGCACACCACGGGTTGCTGGAAGAGGTATCCGGCGAGGTGCGGGAAACGGGGAACGAGCGCTGGCGGTTCACCGGTGTCCCGGCCGATCCGTGCGCACAGACGCGGGTGTTGGCTGACCGCTGCCCTCAGTGGATCACCGCTATCGCCCTTCACGCCCGCTTCCACACGCATCTGATCGAGGTCCTGACCGGCGCGACCGATATCAGGGAGCTGGTGTTCAACGAGGCCGACCGCCGCCTCGCCGAAGCGTTTTACGGTGATACTCCCCAGATGCGGCTATACGCCCGCTTCGCGGGTAGCCTGCTTCAGTACATCAGCGCCCAGTGGCCCACCGGCCGCCCGTTGAGGGTTCTGGAGGTGGGCGCGGGGACGGGAAGCCTCGCTGCGGCTCTCCTGCCCGCCCTCCCTCCGCACCTGGCCCGATATACGTTCAGCGACATCTCGGCGTCGTTCTTCCCGCGCGCGCAGAGCCGCTTCCGCGGGTTCGACTTCGTCGACTACCGCGTGCTCGACCTGAACGAGGAACCCGCCGAGCAGGGTTTCGAACCGGGCAGCTATGACCTGGTGGTGGCGTCCAACGTGCTGCACGCCACCGCTGACCTGCGAGCGACGCTACGCCGTCTGGCCTCGCTGCTCGATCAGGGTGGGCAGCTGCTGGCCATCGAGAGTCATGACGAGGAGATGATCGCGCCCTACTTCGGGCTGCTGGAGGAGTACTGGTCCTGTGCCGACAGCGACCTGCGTACGAGTCCCCTCCTGCCGCGCGAGGAGTGGGGGCCCTTGCTGCGCCGGTGCGGCTTCGACAGCGTTGCGACCATCGGCAGCGCCTGCCCCGAGTCCGCCGCCGATTACTCCCTGCTCCTGGCCCGCCGCAACTCCGAGACGGCGGCGTGCCCTTCCCCCGCAGCGGAGCCGGCCGCCGCCTTGCCACGGGACGGCTGGAGCATCGTCGTCACGCGGGCATCGAACGGGGAGCCGGCCAGGGCCCTGGCCGAGGCGCTGGCCGAGGCGGGGGCCCGTCAAGTGGCGATCGTCACGTCGGCCGACGACCCGTGGACAGAGGCCGACACTCTCACGCTGAGCTCACGCGTCGTGCTGCTCGCCGACGACCTCGGCGGACCCCCGTCCGAGGCGGTCACCCGGACCGGCGGTCTGCTGAAGAACATCGCCGCGGCATGCGCGAACTCGACAAGCGAAGGGGCCGAGGTATGGGTGGTCACCGGTGCCACCGGGCTGTTCCCGGAACCGGAGGAGTCCGGCCAAGCCGCCTGCGCCGCAGTGTGGGGAATCGCCCGGACCCTCGCCAACGAGCATCCCTCGTTGGCGATCCGACGTGTCGCTCTCGTCCCGTCGGGTGACCGGCGAACGGACAGCGCCCGACTCGCAGCCGAGCTCACGCCCGCCCCCGGCGAGGAGGACGAGATCGTGCTCGGGCCGCGGGGACGCTTCGTGCCGCGGCTGCGGCCCCTCTCGGCCCCCAGCCGTATCGCCGGCGCTGGCGACCACTACCGGCTGCGGCTGCACCGGCCGGGCCGCGGACACCGGCTGTCCTGGACGTCTGTGGAACCGCAGACGCCGGGAGCCGGTGAAGTGGTGATCCAAGTGCGGGCAGCCGCACTGAACTACCGCGACGTGATGCTCGCCGAAGGCATGCTGCCGCCCGGCGCGGAACCCGTCACGGAGTCTGGGCCTCAGCTGGGCCTGGAATGCGCCGGCGACGTCGTCGCCGTGGGCGCGGGCGTGACCGCTCTGGCGGTCGGTGACCGGATCTTCGCCTTCGGGCACGGCACGCTGGCCTCCCACGTGCGGGTGCGCACCGAACAGGCCGGCCGCATCCCCGACGGCATGTCCTACAACGAGGCCGCCACCCTGGCCGCCGTCCACCTCACCGTGCAGCACAGCCTTGAGACCTGCGCGCGCCTGGCAGCAGGAGAGACCGTGCTGGTGCACGGCGGCGCCGGCGGCATCGGGCTGGCCGCTCTCCAGTGCGCCCGGCGGGCAGGTGCCACAGTCATCGCCACCGCCGGGAGCCCCGCCAAACGTGATCTGCTGAGGATGCTGGGCGCCGCCCACGTCTTCGACTCTCGCAGTCTGTCCTTCGCCGACGACGTCCGCACCGTCACCGAAGGGCGAGGCGTGGACGTCGTGCTGAACTCCCTGGCCGGGGAAGCCATGACCCGCAGCCTCGAGTGCCTGAGGCCGGGCGGTCGGTTCATCGAACTCGGCAAGCGCGACATCTACGCCAACCAGCCGCTGCTGCTGCGCCCCTTCCGCAACAACCTGGCGTACTTCGCGGTCGACATCACCCGCCTCATCTCCGACTCGCCCGCAGAGGCCGCGGCTGCCTTCCGCACCGTCGCCGAACGGGTCGCCGAAGGCATCTACCGGCCGCTGCCCCACCAGTGCTACCCCGCGCCCCAGATCGGTGAGGCCCTGTCGGCCCTGCGCCACTCCCGCCACATGGGCAAGGTGGTCGTCAGTTTCTCCCCCGGCACTCCCGTCCACGTCGAGGAAGGCGGCAGCGCCAAGCCCTTGGCCGAGGAGGGCACCTACTTGATCACCGGTGGACTCAGCGGGCTAGGGGCCGCCACCGCCCGGCACCTGGCGGCGCGCGGCGCACGTCACCTGGCCCTCGTCGGTCGTCGCGGTACCGCTTCCCCGGAGGCGACCGCTCTCCTGGCAGACCTCGAACGCCAGGGCGTATCGGCCGTCGTGCATGCGGCCGATGTCACCGACGCGGCCGGCATGGAACGCATCGTCCAGCAGGCTGAGCATCTCGGACATCCGGTCCGTGGCGTCGTCCATGCGGCCATGCACCTGGACGACGCGCCGTTGGAGGAACTCACCGCGGAGCGCTTCCGCAGCGTGCTGGCGCCCAAGGTATGCGGAGGTGAGATCCTCAGCCGGCTGACGGAGAACTCCGACCTGGACTTCTTCGTCGTCTACTCCTCGATCACCGCCCACGTCGGCAACATGCACCAGGCCCCCTACGCGGCGGCCAACCTGCACCTGGAGGCCCTCGTACGCGACCGCCGTCGACGCGGATTGCCCGGCCTCGCCCTGGCCTGGGGCGGCATCAGCGACACCGGCTACGTGGCCCGTACCCAGATTGCCGACACCATCACCCGATCCGGGCTGGGACTCATCAAGCCCCAGACGGCCCTGTCCGCCCTCGACCGGCACCTGCACCGCGACACCGTCACGGCAGCGATCGGTGTCATGGACTGGGACCGCCTCGCCCAACTCCTGCCCGACCTGAACGGGCCGCGCTTCAGCGGCCGGCTGTCGGACACCGCCGACCGCTCTGCCCGCACCGCGGCCGAGGAGCTACGCAAGCGCCTGTCGGCAGCAGTCGACGATCAGGCACGCCTGGCCGTCATCACGGAAACGTTGATCGGCGCGGCGGCACACATCCTGCAGACCGCTCCGGAACGGATCAACCCCGCCGCCAACCTCGCCGACCTCGGCCTCGACTCACTCATGGGGGTCGAACTGAAACTGCTCGTGCAGCAGACGTTCGGCTGCGACCTGGCCCTGATGGAGCTCATGGCCGCAGGCACCGTCAACGGACTGGCCCAGCGTCTCCACCAGAACCTGCGCCCCACCCCGCAACGGTAG
- a CDS encoding SDR family oxidoreductase, whose translation MEVRFRRALRFSTDRACADSGPTPMVEPCCQTSTEKERKYCKSHYSNFVNTLSYAILDTVTLLITGATGFLGSRALYELLTTCGHDAVVLGRGSPASLRARVLAVLEAVSGRSLRDEERARLRCVSGDVTSPYLGLAPALYRSLAAQCRAVWHCAGDIALAGERERLFAVNARGTAEMLTFTDQTDPSCRLVHMSTMAVAGGMPTGVVLEDHLSDAYDFETNYDWSKYEAEKLVRQWAQRRGRDAIVLRPSVVTSDQKLGAGAPSHPLGVLGQLIDTIARTGGPGIPASAERSPAVGVRLRLPVPPDVTFNLVPDAYAVKAMLRVAHDSAPVTGVRAFHIVHPVETSARQIASAIEALHPGLSVSLVDEVVDPTPAESFVAASLPGFLNFRHRRTYDRTNTLAVTPGLADPTPIDHSYLVRALTPSDSREDAYVPRSQHPVAS comes from the coding sequence ATGGAAGTGAGATTCCGCCGCGCCTTGCGCTTTTCAACAGACCGGGCGTGCGCCGACTCCGGGCCGACGCCGATGGTGGAGCCCTGTTGCCAGACGAGCACAGAGAAGGAAAGAAAATACTGCAAGTCACATTACAGTAATTTTGTGAATACGCTGAGTTACGCCATTCTTGATACCGTGACCTTGCTGATTACCGGAGCTACAGGTTTCCTGGGCTCAAGAGCGCTGTATGAACTGCTGACGACGTGCGGGCATGACGCCGTGGTCCTGGGGCGCGGTTCACCTGCCTCGTTGCGGGCAAGGGTGCTGGCGGTGCTGGAGGCGGTATCGGGGCGGTCGCTGCGTGATGAGGAGCGAGCCAGGCTGCGTTGCGTCAGCGGTGATGTGACGTCTCCCTATCTTGGGCTGGCCCCGGCGCTGTACAGGAGTCTCGCGGCTCAATGCCGAGCGGTATGGCACTGCGCAGGCGATATCGCTCTGGCAGGAGAGCGGGAACGATTGTTCGCCGTGAATGCCCGGGGCACCGCCGAGATGCTGACTTTTACCGACCAGACGGATCCGTCGTGCCGATTGGTGCACATGAGCACTATGGCCGTCGCCGGCGGAATGCCCACCGGAGTGGTTCTTGAAGACCACCTCAGCGACGCGTACGACTTCGAGACGAATTATGACTGGTCGAAGTATGAGGCGGAGAAACTGGTGAGACAGTGGGCCCAGCGGCGTGGCCGGGATGCGATCGTCCTCCGGCCGAGCGTGGTCACCAGCGATCAGAAACTCGGGGCGGGAGCACCGTCCCACCCGCTGGGGGTATTGGGACAACTCATCGACACCATCGCACGCACCGGAGGGCCTGGGATTCCCGCCTCCGCGGAGCGTAGCCCCGCCGTGGGCGTGCGGCTGCGGCTGCCGGTTCCGCCGGACGTGACGTTCAACCTCGTTCCCGATGCGTACGCGGTGAAGGCCATGCTGCGTGTGGCCCATGACAGTGCTCCGGTCACCGGCGTGCGCGCCTTTCACATCGTTCATCCGGTGGAGACGTCGGCGCGGCAGATCGCGTCGGCGATCGAGGCTCTTCACCCCGGCCTGTCCGTGTCCCTGGTCGATGAGGTCGTCGATCCCACCCCGGCCGAGAGCTTCGTTGCTGCCTCGCTCCCCGGGTTTTTGAACTTTCGGCATCGGCGGACCTATGACCGGACGAACACCCTGGCAGTGACGCCCGGCTTGGCCGACCCAACCCCGATCGATCATTCCTATCTAGTGCGTGCGCTCACGCCCTCAGACAGTCGCGAGGACGCGTACGTGCCGCGCAGCCAGCACCCGGTCGCCTCGTAA
- a CDS encoding NAD-dependent epimerase/dehydratase family protein, whose translation MSRTWRLTRHRVPAGEMQEEGNAMPGVFITGVAGFLGSHIAQRFRDLGWEVCGIDNLSGGRVSNVPEGVRFEVADCLDRGAYLPLMAGSVLVYHCASAAYDGLSVFSPALVFKNTAQATVDVASAAIASGVERFVYCSSMARYGALRAPFTEDMEPRPVNPYGMAKRVSEQVVQNLFETHGGTYSIAVPHNIIGPRQRYDDPYRNVASIMINRMLRGLQPIIYGDGSHLRCFSFIQDVLFCLERMGTTAETAGETINIGPDEEAVSILELAERIADLLGFPLDPIFVPDRPLEVRVATCSADKARKLLGYKTSTSLNDGLRSLISWIEGQGTAEFSYGWEIEIQNDATPVTWLNKLI comes from the coding sequence GTGTCGAGAACCTGGCGGCTCACCCGCCATCGGGTTCCGGCAGGTGAAATGCAAGAGGAAGGCAACGCAATGCCCGGAGTATTCATCACCGGTGTCGCTGGATTTTTGGGTAGCCATATCGCGCAGCGGTTTCGTGACCTGGGATGGGAGGTGTGCGGGATTGATAATTTGTCGGGAGGGCGAGTATCGAACGTCCCGGAAGGTGTTAGGTTTGAGGTCGCCGACTGCCTGGACCGAGGCGCTTATCTGCCGCTGATGGCCGGCTCGGTTCTCGTTTACCACTGCGCCTCTGCAGCGTACGACGGCCTAAGTGTCTTCTCGCCCGCGCTGGTTTTCAAGAACACCGCCCAAGCCACCGTCGATGTGGCGAGCGCCGCGATCGCTTCAGGCGTGGAGCGATTCGTCTACTGCTCCTCCATGGCTCGGTACGGCGCTCTGAGAGCTCCGTTCACCGAGGATATGGAGCCACGGCCGGTTAATCCATACGGCATGGCGAAGCGCGTATCCGAGCAGGTCGTCCAGAACCTTTTCGAGACACATGGGGGTACGTACTCGATCGCAGTACCGCACAACATCATCGGACCGCGCCAGCGTTATGACGATCCGTACCGAAACGTCGCGTCGATCATGATCAATCGCATGCTTCGCGGCCTTCAACCGATCATCTACGGGGACGGTTCGCACCTACGTTGCTTCAGCTTCATCCAGGACGTGTTGTTCTGCCTCGAACGGATGGGCACAACCGCGGAAACCGCCGGCGAGACGATCAATATTGGGCCGGATGAAGAGGCCGTTTCGATCCTGGAGTTGGCGGAACGGATCGCGGACCTGCTCGGCTTTCCCCTCGATCCGATCTTCGTGCCGGACCGGCCCTTGGAAGTCCGCGTAGCGACATGCAGTGCGGACAAGGCGCGCAAGCTGCTGGGGTACAAGACGTCCACGTCATTGAACGATGGCTTGCGCAGCCTCATCTCGTGGATCGAAGGCCAGGGGACGGCCGAGTTCAGCTACGGCTGGGAAATCGAGATCCAGAACGATGCAACACCGGTCACCTGGCTGAACAAGCTTATCTGA
- a CDS encoding glycosyltransferase: MGLRGDTQPLAALGVGLQRRGFAVHMIGAPRYAHTLAGTGVEFSALEPDFESLLLTPDGQRWLSSGENSLSFARWMRQVVGSALDRLLNGISTAAQPSDCVIYSTFALPAESLAERWGVPSFLASCMPAHPTRAFPAIGFRRPLGPIGNVLSLSVSEQVLWQVFRTRINSWRKSRLDLPSWPFTGPLAQRRREMRPTLYCYSPSVLPAPHDWPSTAHVTGYWQFDPPRGWAPPSALSAFLNAAGPPVVYVGFGSMVTDAPQRRYEMVRSSLLKAGVRGILLGDPETMPSDDLLQVVSSIPHTWLFPRISAAVHHGGPSTVGAGLTAGLPAVTCPHFIDQPFWAARVHALGAGPRPLPASRLTSLKLAVAIEQAVTDRTMRHRAEQLGQRLRQESGIQVACDIVERSLDAPRALAVGREGD; this comes from the coding sequence GTGGGACTTCGCGGAGACACCCAGCCGCTTGCCGCTCTGGGAGTGGGTCTGCAGCGCAGGGGTTTCGCCGTTCACATGATCGGTGCCCCCCGATACGCCCATACACTGGCCGGAACCGGCGTGGAATTCAGTGCTCTAGAACCGGACTTCGAATCGTTGCTCCTGACGCCCGACGGGCAGCGATGGTTGTCTTCAGGAGAGAACTCGCTGTCGTTCGCGCGGTGGATGCGACAGGTGGTCGGATCCGCCTTGGATCGTTTGCTGAACGGAATCTCCACAGCGGCGCAGCCCAGTGACTGCGTCATCTACTCCACTTTTGCACTGCCTGCGGAAAGTCTCGCCGAACGTTGGGGAGTCCCTTCGTTCCTGGCTTCGTGCATGCCGGCCCACCCAACGCGCGCATTTCCCGCTATCGGCTTCCGTCGGCCCTTGGGGCCGATCGGGAACGTGCTAAGTCTGAGCGTCAGCGAGCAGGTCTTGTGGCAGGTATTCCGCACACGCATCAACTCATGGCGAAAGAGCCGCCTTGACCTTCCTTCATGGCCATTCACGGGTCCATTGGCGCAGCGGCGTCGGGAAATGCGGCCCACGCTCTACTGTTACAGCCCTTCGGTTCTTCCCGCTCCCCATGACTGGCCGTCGACGGCTCACGTGACGGGGTATTGGCAGTTCGATCCCCCTCGCGGGTGGGCACCTCCCTCCGCGCTGTCGGCATTCCTCAACGCTGCCGGGCCACCGGTCGTGTACGTCGGTTTCGGCAGCATGGTCACCGATGCCCCCCAGCGCCGCTACGAGATGGTCCGCAGTTCACTTCTCAAGGCTGGTGTACGCGGAATCCTGCTCGGCGATCCGGAGACGATGCCCTCCGACGATCTCCTGCAGGTGGTGTCGAGCATTCCTCACACATGGCTCTTTCCGCGTATCTCCGCTGCCGTCCACCACGGAGGACCCAGCACTGTAGGCGCCGGCCTGACAGCGGGGTTGCCTGCGGTCACCTGTCCACACTTCATTGACCAGCCCTTTTGGGCAGCGCGCGTGCACGCCTTGGGGGCTGGACCTCGCCCGCTGCCCGCGTCACGCCTGACGTCTCTCAAGCTGGCCGTAGCCATCGAGCAAGCGGTGACTGATCGGACCATGCGCCACAGAGCTGAGCAGCTCGGCCAGCGTCTGCGCCAGGAGTCCGGCATCCAGGTGGCCTGCGACATCGTGGAGCGCTCCCTGGACGCCCCGAGGGCTTTGGCGGTCGGCCGAGAAGGGGACTAA